In Lactobacillus sp. PV012, one genomic interval encodes:
- the tsaB gene encoding tRNA (adenosine(37)-N6)-threonylcarbamoyltransferase complex dimerization subunit type 1 TsaB: protein MKILSITTATNHLSVALVVDGKLIAEKNEEDNRNHSEHLDPLISELLKENNLSLKDIDRFAVAQGPGSYTGLRIGITTAKMFATILNKELVGVSTLAALANGIDEENVIIVPEIDARNNNFFAGAYLKSGGTLKNVVPDGHYSLEDLIKQLKKLKLTKKVIFVGSNIETYLDKIMQVWKEIEPVQLAGDLNQVHAAQVGFLGQTASLVDPDKMIPKYLRRTQAEMQWHEKTGQDYGLDSDYVEEV from the coding sequence ATGAAAATTTTGAGTATAACTACTGCTACTAATCATTTAAGTGTTGCATTAGTGGTAGATGGAAAATTAATAGCTGAAAAAAATGAAGAAGATAATCGAAATCATAGTGAACATTTGGATCCGTTAATTTCTGAATTATTAAAAGAAAATAACCTTTCATTAAAAGATATTGATCGGTTTGCAGTTGCTCAAGGCCCAGGCTCATATACTGGTCTTAGGATTGGAATTACAACTGCGAAGATGTTTGCGACAATTTTAAATAAAGAACTTGTAGGGGTTTCAACTTTAGCAGCTTTGGCTAACGGAATTGATGAAGAAAATGTGATTATTGTTCCTGAAATAGATGCGCGAAATAATAATTTCTTTGCAGGTGCTTATCTAAAAAGTGGAGGGACATTAAAGAATGTTGTTCCAGATGGACATTATTCTTTAGAGGATTTAATAAAACAGCTTAAGAAGCTGAAGTTGACTAAGAAAGTTATTTTTGTGGGCAGTAATATTGAGACCTATTTAGATAAAATAATGCAAGTCTGGAAAGAAATTGAACCAGTTCAATTAGCTGGAGATTTAAATCAAGTTCATGCAGCTCAAGTGGGTTTTCTTGGACAAACAGCTAGTCTTGTTGATCCAGATAAGATGATTCCCAAGTATTTAAGAAGAACTCAAGCTGAAATGCAATGGCATGAGAAAACTGGACAAGATTATGGGTTAGATAGTGATTATGTGGAAGAAGTTTAA
- the rimI gene encoding ribosomal protein S18-alanine N-acetyltransferase, with translation MWKKFNKFFHAPTLDLSFAPFAFTCNQKVMQVMPAKLTDISELIKLEKEIYTGKTPWNKESFESELKKETNTLYIVVYYQAMLVAFIGMRLQGQEGHITNIGVKPAFQRLGIGSLLLRVMTQIACKNHAVQMTLEVRTDNLKAQQMYRRFGFVPNFIRKNYYLQEKKDALSMIKQLRIQEQEKVN, from the coding sequence ATGTGGAAGAAGTTTAATAAGTTTTTTCATGCTCCAACTTTGGATTTATCATTTGCCCCCTTTGCTTTTACTTGTAATCAAAAGGTAATGCAAGTAATGCCAGCAAAATTAACTGATATTTCAGAATTAATTAAATTAGAAAAAGAAATTTACACCGGAAAAACTCCGTGGAATAAAGAGTCGTTTGAGTCAGAGTTAAAAAAAGAGACAAATACTTTATATATTGTTGTTTATTATCAGGCAATGTTAGTTGCTTTTATCGGGATGCGTCTGCAAGGGCAAGAAGGGCACATTACAAATATTGGAGTTAAGCCGGCTTTTCAAAGGTTAGGAATTGGTAGTTTATTATTACGAGTAATGACACAAATTGCTTGTAAAAATCATGCTGTTCAAATGACTTTGGAAGTGCGGACAGATAATTTAAAAGCTCAGCAAATGTATCGTAGATTTGGATTTGTACCAAATTTTATTAGAAAAAATTATTATCTCCAAGAGAAAAAAGATGCGTTGAGCATGATAAAGCAATTGAGAATACAAGAACAGGAAAAAGTAAATTGA
- the tsaD gene encoding tRNA (adenosine(37)-N6)-threonylcarbamoyltransferase complex transferase subunit TsaD has translation MTKKDVRILAFESSCDETSTAVIKNGREIESLVTATQIKSHQRFGGVVPEVASRHHIEVITQITKEAMQKANADWKDIDAIAVTYGPGLVGALLIGVSAAKATSMATGIPLIGVDHIMGHIMAAQLKDEIEYPALALQVSGGHTELVLMKSPTDFEIIGDTRDDAAGEAYDKIGRVLGVNYPAGKTIDKWAHQGKDTFNFPRAMMEEDNYDFSFSGLKSAFINTTHHAEQIGQELDKYDLAASFQAAVVDVLTAKTIRAIKEYQPKTFILGGGVAANQGLRERLEKEIAKFSEKQRPKVIMPDLKLCGDNAAMIGAAAYNLYQNNKFSDETLNANPSLELPYASEMLN, from the coding sequence TTGACAAAAAAAGATGTACGAATTTTAGCTTTTGAAAGTTCATGTGATGAAACTTCAACAGCAGTAATAAAAAATGGACGTGAAATTGAAAGTTTAGTAACTGCTACTCAGATTAAGAGTCATCAGCGTTTTGGGGGAGTAGTTCCTGAAGTGGCAAGTCGCCATCATATTGAAGTAATTACCCAGATTACTAAAGAAGCCATGCAAAAGGCTAATGCTGACTGGAAAGATATTGATGCAATTGCTGTAACATATGGCCCAGGATTAGTAGGAGCTTTATTAATTGGGGTTAGCGCTGCAAAGGCAACCTCAATGGCTACAGGAATTCCTCTAATTGGAGTTGACCACATTATGGGCCACATTATGGCTGCACAGCTAAAGGATGAAATAGAATATCCTGCTTTAGCACTCCAAGTATCAGGTGGTCATACAGAATTGGTTTTAATGAAAAGTCCAACTGACTTCGAAATAATTGGTGATACACGTGATGATGCAGCTGGAGAAGCTTATGATAAAATTGGTCGTGTTTTAGGAGTAAATTATCCAGCAGGTAAAACAATTGATAAATGGGCACATCAAGGAAAAGATACATTTAATTTTCCGCGTGCCATGATGGAAGAAGATAATTATGATTTTTCTTTTTCTGGGTTAAAGAGTGCCTTTATTAATACGACTCACCATGCAGAACAAATTGGCCAAGAATTAGATAAATATGATTTGGCTGCAAGTTTTCAAGCAGCAGTGGTTGATGTATTAACAGCTAAGACAATTAGAGCGATTAAGGAATACCAACCAAAGACATTTATTTTAGGTGGTGGAGTAGCTGCCAATCAGGGGTTACGTGAACGCTTAGAGAAAGAAATTGCAAAATTTTCAGAAAAGCAAAGACCTAAAGTAATTATGCCAGATTTAAAATTATGCGGTGATAATGCGGCTATGATTGGAGCAGCTGCTTATAATTTATATCAAAATAATAAATTTAGCGATGAAACTTTAAATGCTAATCCATCACTTGAGCTACCTTATGCAAGTGAAATGTTAAATTAA
- a CDS encoding AEC family transporter yields the protein MTKILIDDIVPILIIMILGYICGKFYFFDNDQRQGLNKLVLDIALPAALFISIVKATRSMFVQDIRLTIVSIVGVVGLFMLSYYLDRLLFHRTIQQAAVCALIAGSPTIGFLGFAVLDPIYGNDVTTNLVIGIVSIVVNAVTIPLGLALINKGQALTKKKIKTENTPATTVKIKVPIGKGKNTTYKEEIRTIAKDAPITPAEAKALGPKANEHEIDIAKADSNSKKPEKHSLNPTLRAVINAVKKPVAAAPLLAVILVLIGIRIPDSWAPTFDLIAKANAGVAVLAAGLALSTVKFSVNKEVIWNTFFRLFLTPAIIVAFAYIIGMGFEPNKISMLALATGLPPAFSGIIISSRYNIYVKEGASSVAVSTVVFAVSSIFWIWILPIIAHLIH from the coding sequence ATGACAAAAATCTTAATTGATGATATTGTACCTATTCTAATTATTATGATTTTAGGGTATATTTGCGGAAAATTTTACTTTTTTGATAATGACCAACGACAAGGGTTAAACAAATTAGTCTTAGATATTGCTTTACCTGCTGCCTTATTTATTTCAATTGTAAAAGCTACCCGCTCAATGTTCGTTCAAGATATTCGTTTAACAATTGTCTCAATTGTTGGCGTAGTTGGGTTATTCATGCTCAGTTATTATCTAGATCGCTTACTTTTTCACCGCACCATTCAACAAGCTGCTGTTTGTGCTCTAATTGCAGGCTCACCAACAATTGGTTTTTTAGGATTTGCCGTACTTGATCCTATTTATGGAAATGATGTAACTACTAACTTAGTAATTGGAATCGTTTCAATTGTAGTTAATGCCGTTACCATTCCTTTAGGACTTGCTTTAATTAACAAAGGGCAAGCTTTAACCAAAAAGAAAATCAAGACCGAAAATACGCCCGCAACAACTGTTAAAATTAAGGTTCCAATTGGGAAAGGAAAAAATACTACTTACAAAGAAGAAATAAGAACAATTGCTAAAGATGCTCCAATTACTCCAGCTGAAGCAAAAGCTCTTGGTCCCAAAGCAAATGAACACGAAATTGATATTGCAAAAGCTGATAGCAATAGTAAAAAGCCTGAAAAGCACTCTTTAAATCCAACTCTTAGAGCTGTCATCAATGCAGTAAAAAAGCCAGTTGCTGCTGCACCACTACTTGCTGTTATCTTAGTCTTAATTGGTATCCGGATTCCGGACTCTTGGGCTCCGACTTTCGATTTGATTGCTAAGGCTAATGCGGGAGTTGCTGTTTTAGCAGCTGGATTAGCCTTATCTACGGTTAAATTTTCAGTTAACAAAGAAGTTATTTGGAATACTTTCTTTCGTCTGTTTTTAACACCTGCAATCATCGTAGCTTTTGCTTATATCATTGGAATGGGATTTGAACCTAATAAAATTTCTATGTTAGCCTTAGCTACTGGACTTCCACCTGCATTTTCTGGAATTATTATTTCTAGTCGTTATAATATTTACGTTAAAGAAGGTGCTAGCTCCGTCGCAGTTTCAACTGTAGTTTTTGCAGTGAGTTCGATTTTTTGGATTTGGATTTTACCAATTATTGCTCATTTAATCCATTAA
- the oxc gene encoding oxalyl-CoA decarboxylase has protein sequence MTESSLNRTGANILVKALQANGINNVYGIVGIPVTDLARLMELRGMKYFGFRREDSAVDAAAAAGFLTKKPGVALTVSAPGFLNGLTALAQATKNCFPLIMISGSSERHIIDLSQGDYEGLDQYNAAKPFCKKAYRVDRAQDVGLAVARAVRTAVSGRPGGVYLDLPADTITQLNNAPDQVDMGIFTPVDPAPLQEPSDAAVQRAVDLIKSAKRPLMIIGKGAAYDRAEKQLQELVAATDIPFLPMSMAKGVIPDDSKHSAAAARSLSLKNADVVILVGARLNWMLSYGDAPEFNPDAKFIQLDIDATQFDSSQKIDAPLQGDIQSILNKLVPAVKATNYKVDSAWLDAIAADTAKNDKKFATRIANGKVKPEFGYYAAIDPIKEYFEAHPDTYLVSEGANTLDIGRDMIGMQLPRHRLDTGTWGVMGVGMGYAIAAAIETGKPVVALEGDSAFGFDGMEMETICRYKLPITVVILNNGGIYNGIGQVVPNQLGPTTLDPKGRYDLLAKAFGGDNYFVENYQQMKDAFAKAVESGKPNIINAQLDPAMGKESGHIGNLNPKLDLAPLEAAEKEKEND, from the coding sequence ATGACTGAGAGTTCTCTTAATAGGACTGGTGCCAATATTTTAGTAAAAGCACTTCAGGCTAATGGCATAAACAATGTTTATGGAATTGTTGGGATTCCAGTAACAGATTTGGCTCGTTTAATGGAATTACGAGGAATGAAGTACTTTGGCTTTAGACGTGAAGATTCTGCAGTTGATGCCGCAGCGGCAGCTGGTTTTTTAACTAAAAAACCTGGTGTAGCTTTAACAGTATCTGCTCCTGGATTCTTAAATGGTTTGACGGCTTTAGCTCAAGCAACTAAGAACTGTTTTCCATTAATTATGATTTCAGGATCTTCTGAAAGACATATTATTGATTTATCTCAAGGAGATTATGAAGGATTAGATCAATATAATGCCGCTAAACCATTTTGTAAAAAGGCATACCGTGTAGATCGTGCGCAAGATGTTGGCTTAGCAGTTGCTCGTGCAGTTCGAACTGCTGTATCCGGTCGCCCTGGTGGTGTTTATTTAGATTTACCTGCTGACACTATTACTCAATTAAATAATGCTCCAGATCAAGTAGACATGGGGATTTTTACTCCAGTTGATCCCGCTCCCTTGCAAGAACCAAGTGATGCTGCCGTGCAAAGAGCAGTAGATTTAATTAAATCTGCTAAAAGGCCATTAATGATTATTGGTAAGGGTGCTGCTTATGATCGGGCTGAAAAGCAATTGCAAGAATTAGTAGCTGCAACTGATATTCCATTTTTGCCAATGTCAATGGCAAAAGGTGTAATTCCAGATGATAGTAAGCATTCAGCTGCCGCAGCTCGTTCACTTTCATTAAAGAACGCTGATGTAGTTATCTTAGTAGGTGCACGTTTGAATTGGATGCTTTCATATGGTGATGCACCAGAATTTAATCCAGATGCTAAGTTTATTCAGTTGGATATTGATGCAACTCAGTTTGATTCATCACAAAAAATTGATGCCCCATTGCAAGGTGATATTCAGTCAATTTTAAATAAGTTAGTACCAGCAGTTAAAGCAACCAACTATAAGGTAGATTCAGCTTGGCTTGATGCTATTGCAGCCGATACTGCTAAAAATGATAAAAAGTTTGCTACTCGAATTGCTAATGGTAAGGTAAAACCAGAATTTGGTTATTATGCTGCCATTGATCCAATTAAAGAATATTTTGAGGCGCATCCTGATACTTACTTGGTAAGTGAAGGTGCCAATACTTTAGATATAGGTCGTGACATGATTGGTATGCAACTTCCTCGTCACCGCTTAGACACTGGTACTTGGGGTGTCATGGGCGTTGGTATGGGTTATGCCATTGCCGCTGCCATTGAAACTGGAAAGCCAGTTGTCGCTCTTGAAGGTGACAGTGCTTTTGGTTTTGATGGTATGGAAATGGAAACGATTTGTCGTTATAAGTTACCAATTACTGTCGTCATTCTTAATAATGGGGGGATATACAATGGGATTGGCCAAGTTGTACCAAATCAATTAGGCCCAACTACTCTTGATCCCAAAGGTAGATATGACTTATTAGCAAAGGCTTTTGGCGGTGATAACTACTTTGTAGAAAACTATCAACAAATGAAAGATGCTTTTGCTAAAGCAGTCGAATCAGGGAAACCAAATATTATTAATGCCCAACTTGATCCAGCTATGGGTAAAGAATCTGGCCATATTGGTAATTTAAATCCTAAGTTAGATTTAGCTCCACTTGAAGCAGCAGAAAAGGAGAAGGAAAATGACTAA
- the frc gene encoding formyl-CoA transferase, with product MTNEPNNKNIENETNEYAPLKGIKVVDWTQVQSGPSCTQLLAWLGAEVIKIERTNTGDPTRNELLDIADSWSVYFLQLNANKKSLTLDIKAPEGKKIMYDLLKDADIFVENIKPGAAEKAGYGWEKLHKLNPRLIYASLKGFNQGSRFANVKAFEPVAQSAGGSATSTGWNTGKYNVPTQSAAALGDSNSGMHLTIGILAALLQREHTGEGTFVYQSMQDAVLNLTRIKLRDQIMLDNLGALPHYAVYPNWKWGKAIPRSENTEGGQVIGWTYKAKGWETDPNAYVYIVVQNSNKSWETIAKTMGHPEWITDPRFSDWEHRQLHKQELYPLIESYTKNYDKFELTKKLGEVGIPVGPVLDWYELENDPDLNSDGTIVTIDQGGNRGKFKTIGMPFTLSNYKPVYSAAPNLGENNKEILSSLGYYPDQIEELVEKGVISKEKAPSNPRTQVIKGEE from the coding sequence ATGACTAACGAACCAAATAACAAAAATATTGAAAATGAAACTAATGAATATGCACCCTTAAAAGGAATTAAGGTTGTTGACTGGACACAAGTTCAATCAGGTCCTTCATGTACCCAATTATTAGCCTGGCTTGGTGCAGAGGTTATTAAGATTGAACGTACTAATACTGGTGATCCAACTAGAAATGAATTGCTAGACATTGCGGATTCTTGGAGTGTTTACTTCTTACAATTAAATGCTAATAAGAAGTCATTAACTTTGGATATTAAAGCACCAGAAGGAAAGAAGATTATGTACGATCTTTTAAAGGATGCTGATATCTTTGTTGAAAATATTAAACCAGGGGCTGCTGAAAAAGCCGGTTATGGTTGGGAAAAGCTTCACAAATTGAATCCAAGATTAATTTATGCTTCCTTGAAAGGTTTTAATCAAGGTTCACGTTTTGCTAATGTAAAAGCTTTTGAACCTGTTGCTCAATCTGCTGGTGGTTCAGCTACTTCAACTGGTTGGAATACTGGTAAATATAATGTTCCTACTCAATCAGCTGCTGCTCTTGGGGACTCAAACTCAGGGATGCATTTAACAATTGGTATTTTGGCAGCTTTACTTCAAAGAGAACATACTGGTGAAGGTACTTTTGTTTATCAATCAATGCAAGATGCAGTTTTGAATTTGACTCGGATTAAGCTACGTGATCAAATTATGCTTGATAATTTAGGTGCGCTTCCTCACTATGCTGTTTATCCAAATTGGAAGTGGGGAAAAGCTATTCCTCGTTCTGAAAATACTGAAGGTGGGCAGGTTATTGGTTGGACTTATAAAGCTAAAGGTTGGGAAACTGATCCAAATGCTTACGTTTACATCGTGGTTCAAAATAGCAATAAGAGTTGGGAAACTATTGCAAAGACCATGGGACACCCAGAATGGATTACTGACCCAAGATTCAGTGATTGGGAGCATCGCCAATTACACAAGCAAGAATTGTATCCATTAATTGAATCCTATACTAAAAATTATGATAAGTTTGAATTAACTAAGAAGTTAGGTGAAGTTGGAATTCCAGTAGGTCCAGTCCTTGATTGGTATGAACTTGAAAATGATCCTGACTTAAATTCAGATGGTACTATTGTAACAATTGATCAAGGTGGTAACCGTGGTAAGTTTAAGACAATTGGGATGCCATTTACCTTATCAAATTACAAGCCAGTTTATAGTGCCGCACCAAATTTAGGTGAAAATAATAAAGAAATTTTATCTTCACTTGGTTATTATCCTGACCAAATTGAAGAATTAGTAGAAAAGGGAGTAATTTCTAAAGAAAAAGCTCCATCCAACCCAAGAACTCAAGTTATTAAAGGTGAAGAATAA
- a CDS encoding alpha/beta fold hydrolase, which yields MMKFKTKNIDGLDIFYREGGSSEKPNFLLLHGFPTSSSMFRHLAPMLESNFHVIAPDYIGFGNSAAPNHTEFDYTFENLTKYVIKLIDELELDKFYMYVFDYGAPIGFNIAVKYPERILGIISQNGNVYKEGLGKKWAGRENYWQHPTPELRKKYMNAFTPETIKGQYLRGGTTKHSRS from the coding sequence ATGATGAAATTTAAAACAAAAAATATTGATGGATTGGATATATTTTATCGAGAAGGTGGTTCTTCAGAAAAACCTAATTTTCTTTTACTACATGGGTTTCCAACTTCTAGTTCTATGTTTAGACATTTAGCACCAATGCTAGAATCAAACTTTCATGTCATTGCTCCTGATTATATTGGCTTTGGTAATTCTGCTGCTCCCAATCATACTGAGTTTGATTATACTTTTGAAAATTTAACTAAATATGTAATTAAGTTAATTGATGAATTAGAACTAGATAAATTCTATATGTATGTATTTGATTATGGTGCTCCAATTGGTTTTAATATTGCAGTTAAATATCCTGAAAGAATTTTAGGAATTATTAGTCAAAATGGTAATGTATATAAAGAAGGACTAGGTAAAAAGTGGGCAGGTCGTGAAAACTATTGGCAACATCCTACGCCTGAGTTAAGAAAAAAGTATATGAATGCTTTTACCCCAGAAACAATTAAAGGTCAATATTTAAGGGGGGGAACAACCAAACACAGTAGGTCCTGA
- a CDS encoding GNAT family N-acetyltransferase, which translates to MSTTDYKIKKVSGKDLEDLQKISRLTFAQTFGADNSEVDLNKYLDEAYASEKLTHELENPNSEFYFIVVNNEVAGYLKVNEFDAQTEDVDENALEVERIYLDNEFQHQGLGLALIQLAEKIAHDKKKDKMWLGVWEKNYNAQKFYEKDGFKRFSQHTFMVGDDKQTDYILVKKLK; encoded by the coding sequence ATGAGTACAACTGATTATAAAATTAAAAAAGTAAGTGGAAAAGATTTAGAAGATTTACAAAAAATCTCTCGTTTAACTTTTGCGCAAACTTTTGGTGCAGATAACAGTGAAGTAGACTTAAATAAGTACTTGGATGAAGCATATGCATCAGAAAAATTAACCCATGAACTTGAAAATCCGAATAGTGAATTTTATTTTATCGTAGTTAATAATGAAGTAGCAGGATATTTAAAGGTTAATGAGTTTGATGCCCAAACTGAAGATGTGGATGAAAATGCTTTGGAAGTTGAAAGAATATATTTAGATAATGAGTTTCAACACCAGGGCTTAGGTTTAGCATTAATTCAACTAGCTGAAAAAATTGCCCATGATAAAAAGAAAGATAAGATGTGGTTAGGAGTTTGGGAAAAGAACTATAATGCTCAAAAATTTTATGAAAAGGATGGATTCAAAAGATTTAGTCAGCATACTTTTATGGTAGGGGATGATAAACAAACCGATTACATTTTAGTAAAAAAACTTAAATAG
- a CDS encoding adenylosuccinate synthase, whose translation MTSVAVVGSQWGDEGKGKITDFLSKEATMAVRSNGGNNAGHTIEIDGKDFKMRLIPSGIFAASKGAVIGNGTVINPEVMFEELDNLEKNGIDTSKLRISNRAHIIMPYHIKQDEYQEEAKGANKIGTTKNGIGPAYMDKASRIGIRVCDLLEKDTFEEKLRTNLKEKNELFTKVYGKPALKFEDIFEKYLEYGQRMKKYVTDTSVLVNDALDNNEKVLFEGAQGIMLDIDEGTYPFVTSSNTISGGIAAGIGVGANRIDHVIGVCKAYTTRVGAGPFPTELTNATGDKIRDIAHEYGTVTGRPRRVGWFDSVALRHAKRVSGLNALSLNLLDVFSGFDTVKICTAYELDGEEIDYYPASLKELDRCKPVYEELPAWQEDITEVKNYEDLPENAKKFLKRIEEVTGLPLVTVSVGPDREQTIVIKNPWEM comes from the coding sequence ATGACATCAGTTGCAGTTGTAGGAAGTCAATGGGGAGACGAAGGTAAAGGGAAGATTACTGACTTTTTGAGTAAAGAAGCTACGATGGCAGTTCGTTCAAATGGTGGTAACAATGCCGGTCATACAATCGAAATCGATGGTAAAGACTTTAAAATGCGTTTAATTCCTTCAGGAATTTTTGCGGCAAGTAAGGGTGCTGTGATTGGTAATGGTACTGTTATCAATCCTGAAGTTATGTTTGAAGAATTGGACAATCTTGAAAAAAACGGTATTGATACCAGTAAGTTAAGAATTTCAAATCGTGCTCACATTATTATGCCTTACCATATCAAGCAAGATGAATATCAAGAAGAAGCTAAAGGTGCAAATAAGATTGGTACTACTAAGAATGGAATTGGACCAGCTTATATGGATAAAGCTTCTCGGATTGGTATTCGAGTTTGTGATCTTTTAGAAAAAGATACTTTTGAAGAAAAATTACGTACTAATTTAAAAGAAAAGAACGAGTTATTTACTAAGGTGTATGGTAAACCTGCACTTAAATTCGAAGATATTTTTGAAAAATATTTAGAATACGGGCAAAGAATGAAGAAGTATGTAACTGATACTTCTGTGTTAGTAAATGATGCTTTAGACAATAATGAAAAAGTCCTTTTTGAAGGTGCACAAGGAATTATGCTTGATATTGATGAAGGAACATATCCATTTGTTACTTCTTCAAATACAATTTCTGGAGGAATTGCTGCTGGAATTGGGGTAGGAGCTAATCGGATTGATCATGTAATTGGTGTATGTAAGGCTTATACTACACGAGTTGGTGCTGGTCCATTTCCAACTGAATTAACTAATGCAACTGGTGATAAAATTCGTGATATTGCACATGAATATGGTACAGTTACTGGCCGTCCACGTCGTGTGGGTTGGTTTGACTCAGTTGCTTTGCGTCATGCTAAACGGGTGTCTGGTTTAAATGCTTTAAGTTTAAACTTACTTGATGTCTTTTCTGGTTTTGACACTGTTAAAATTTGTACTGCTTATGAACTAGATGGAGAAGAAATTGATTACTATCCTGCTAGTTTGAAAGAATTAGATCGTTGTAAGCCGGTTTATGAGGAATTACCTGCTTGGCAAGAAGATATTACGGAAGTAAAGAATTATGAAGATCTTCCTGAAAATGCTAAGAAGTTCTTGAAGCGTATTGAAGAAGTTACTGGTTTACCATTAGTGACTGTGTCAGTAGGACCAGATCGTGAACAAACTATTGTTATTAAGAATCC